The segment GCGATGAATGGCCCCAGCAGAGGGATCTTGAACAGCGAACGTTTGGCCATGAAGCAGCAGCGGCGTCCGATGACAGGTCCCATCAGCGGCGGGTCCAGGTATGACAGATGGTTTGGGCAGATGAGCGCCGGCCCGGTGGTGGGCACATTCCGGCGGCCGGTTACCCAGACTCCGCCTGTAATGCCCAGGATCTCGGGGAGCAGATGGTCGGCGATGAACCGGTAGTGGGGCCGGTCCTTGGCCCCCGGCAGGCGGATATCCTGCTCCATGGGCTCAGATGGCCTCCTCGGCAGCCCGGACGATGCGGACCAGTTCGGCGATGACCTGATCCTTGGTCATATTGTCACTCACGATCTCGACGGCATCGTCGGCCTTTTTCAAGGGCGCAATTGCGCGGGTGCTGTCCCGGTGGTCGCGCTCCCGGATATCGGCGAGGATCTGGTCGAAGGGCTGCGCGATACCCATTTCGAGAAGCTGGTGCTCCCTGCGCCGGGCTCGCTCTTCGTCAGTCGCGGTGAGGAAGATTTTCACCTGTGCACCCGGCAGGACGACGGTGCCGATGTCCCGGCCTTCCATCACTGTACCGCCCGAGCCGGCCATGCGGCGCTGAGCGGCCACGAGATGCTCCCGTACTGCCGGAATTGCGGAGACCGGCGACGACAGCTTGCCCATCTCCGGCGTGCGGATGATCTCGGATACATCCTCCCCGTCCACGAACAGATGCTGCTCGCCATCAAGGTCTCGGAACTCAAACTCCATCATCCCCGCGAGATCGCCGATGGGCCCCGCATCCCGCTGGACATCCAACCCCGCCTGGGAAGCTTTGTAAGCCACCGCGCGGTACATGGCGCCGGTGTCGATGTACGTATAGCCCAAGGCTGCTGCAAGCCCACGGGCTACGCTGCTCTTTCCAGCGCCGGCCGGTCCGTCGATGGCGACCTGCACCCGCCTGCTCACGTCTTGACCTCCTCCAGCCTGGCGCCCAGATCGTTCATGAGTTGCGCGAACCCCGGAAACGAGGTGGCGATGAACTCGGCGCCCGTGATCTCCACCGGCCCGGATGCCACCAGTCCCAGCACGGCTGCGCTCATGGCGATGCGGTGATCGTGCCGCGGGTCGATGTCGGCCTCCGAGGGCACGATTGGGCCGGTGATGTCCAGACCGTCGGGTAACTCCTGGACC is part of the Armatimonadota bacterium genome and harbors:
- a CDS encoding (d)CMP kinase, which codes for MSRRVQVAIDGPAGAGKSSVARGLAAALGYTYIDTGAMYRAVAYKASQAGLDVQRDAGPIGDLAGMMEFEFRDLDGEQHLFVDGEDVSEIIRTPEMGKLSSPVSAIPAVREHLVAAQRRMAGSGGTVMEGRDIGTVVLPGAQVKIFLTATDEERARRREHQLLEMGIAQPFDQILADIRERDHRDSTRAIAPLKKADDAVEIVSDNMTKDQVIAELVRIVRAAEEAI